One part of the Osmerus mordax isolate fOsmMor3 chromosome 18, fOsmMor3.pri, whole genome shotgun sequence genome encodes these proteins:
- the thap7 gene encoding THAP domain-containing protein 7 — MPRHCSAGGCKSRDTSDTRKAGITFHRLPKHGTLRRNLWIINSQRTGPHGEGTWNPQSDFIYFCSKHFTPESFELSGVSGYRRLKDDALPTVFEMFLQPKNRGRGKTQNKKGKNAVVNPRTRRPNALKVETSNQHEELENESEKAGEQTQTSGLSNEEHQNSTEESRTQSDHVTLTTFQSTETPCLPSQPNPGCEPPSSPSSPRPPSPSRYMRRLPPPPGFHLPREHSYAQLCPLVWRRRYDRAIDSLEKSLRLLSAARRRENRLRHTLLRLRENRLKNSLLRSRDPARERGGQGALGEGRGQREGEGGSSLLAQGESEAEDLGLFEDGAGSRRGWKGRPCGASETRAGSEEEGGYCFYCGRGREEEGGRAARGNGQLCNDGGGTEVGPTSRHGDQPGRDPLRGGWMSKRGQDKQTEGSALNAGAPKESFDYYYYCSAGSGDDVQVVMLEMPDKTVEAATNPSPVLQIQAPVGVKVTACSSGASMQDGHAHVQYLQPGPASRPSLLHADLGLGQEEELQQVFWMQEDTEGQLLLTPVPPKEEGRAEGKMESVCTPTVLMSGEEFHRDGEEKRVFVEAGAGGLRVVVPSGGQGGYDVRTAGGLGDVRERLKEHLEGFQLQLSNELD; from the exons ATGCCGAGACACTGCTCTGCGGGGGGCTGTAAGTCACGGGACACCAGCGACACTCGCAAAGCTGGGATCACTTTTCACAG ATTGCCGAAACACGGTACCCTTCGCAGGAACCTATGGATCATCAACTCTCAACGCACCGGGCCGCACGGCGAGGGCACTTGGAACCCCCAGAGCgactttatttatttctgcTCAAAACATTTCACCCCGGAAAGCTTTGAGCTGTCTGGAGTCAG CGGGTACCGAAGGTTGAAGGATGACGCTCTGCCAACCGTGTTTGAAATGTTCCTGCAGCCCAAGAACAGAGGGCGAGGGAAAACgcaaaataaaaaaggaaaaaatgcCGTCGTAAACCCGAGGACCAG gaGGCCCAATGCCCTGAAAGTGGAAACCAGCAACCAGCATGAAGAACTTGAAAACGAATCTGAAAAAGCGGGTGAACAAACCCAGACCTCAGGGTTGTCTAACGAGGAGCATCAGAACAGCACagaagagagcaggacacagtcaGACCATGTAACCCTCACGACCTTCCAGTCTACTGagaccccctgcctcccctcccagccTAACCCAGGTTGTgagcctccctcctcaccctcctccccccggcctCCCTCTCCGTCCCGCTACATGAggcgcctcccccctcctcctgggttCCACCTCCCCAGGGAGCACAGTTACGCTCAGCTCTGCCCCCTGGTGTGGCGGAGGCGCTACGACCGGGCCATCGATAGCCTGGAGAAATCTCTCCGTCTGCTCAGCGCCGCCCGGCGGAGGGAGAACCGCCTGCGCCACACCCTGCTGCGCCTCCGCGAAAACCGGCTGAAGAACAGCCTGCTGCGCTCCCGGGAcccagccagggagaggggaggccagggggccctgggggagggcagggggcaaagagagggagagggaggctccaGCCTCCTAGCACAGGGGGAAAGCGAGGCGGAGGACTTGGGTCTGTTTGAGGACGGAGCTGGCagcaggagggggtggaaggggcGGCCATGCGGAGCGTCTGAGACCAGGGCAGgctctgaggaggagggggggtactGCTTCTACTGTGGGAGAggccgggaggaggagggggggagagcggcCAGGGGAAACGGTCAGCTTTGTAACGATGGTGGAGGGACAGAAGTGGGCCCTACGAGTCGTCACGGCGACCAGCCAGGTCGAGATCCTctgagaggagggtggatgtCAAAGAGGGGACAAGATAAGCAGACAGAGGGATCGGCGTTGAATGCAGGAGCGCCCAAAGAAAGCTTTGACTACTACTATTACTGCAGCGCAGGCAGCGGGGATGACGTGCAGGTCGTTATGCTGGAAATGCCCGACAAAACAGTGGAAGCTGCCACCAACCCTTCGCCTGTGCTGCAAATCCAAGCTCCGGTGGGCGTCAAGGTAACGGCGTGTTCTTCAGGGGCCTCGATGCAGGACGGCCACGCCCACGTCCAGTACCTGCAGCCAGGCCCCGCCTCCCGGCCCAGCCTCCTGCACGCTGACCTGGgtctggggcaggaggaggagctgcagcaggTGTTCTGGATGCAGGAAGACACAGAGGGCCAGCTTCTCCTGACCCCAGTTCCTCccaaagaggaaggaagggcgGAGGGGAAGATGGAGTCGGTGTGCACGCCGACCGTACTGATGTCAGGGGAGGAGTTTCACAGAGAcggtgaggagaagagggtgtttgtagaggctggggctggagggctcAGGGTTGTggtgccctctggtggacaggGGGGGTACGATGTGAGAACagcaggggggttgggggatgtTCGAGAGCGGCTGAAGGAACACCTGGAGGGCTTTCAGCTACAGCTGAGCAACGAGTTGGACTGA
- the sema4ab gene encoding semaphorin-4A — protein sequence MDHQTLVSLSVLLGVISPCLMRMTPRLTFPLGSPGRVVTGFYTPDVSNTTTLLLSDDANTLFVGARDAVLSLDVSQQDAIVMRGQLDWAPSDKDLGDCSMKGKDEANCPNFIRVLQFLNSTHIYACGTYAFSPRCTYINTDSFSLVAGPGGKPEEGRGRCPYDPYQRNTAITVDGELYTGTVADYRGNRPVISRHLSEGSHVDLKLDDTLGWLEDPTFISSSFIPSEDKIYFFFSEEGREYDFIEKFTVSRIAQVCTTDVGGQRTLQRRWTTFAKAQLLCQAGGQAGGQLPYSVLQDMFTLPPPEGGDADDTLFYGIFSSQWSATSGRSAVCAFRLGDVKAVFAGNYKVLNRDTLRWSTRVQEKVSNPGECGLHNASDNTLRFIKDNFLAEDSVRSLGQSLTLESDEQLYTQLAVQRVPGANKRDYTVLFLLTESGFLHKVVLLEKGAHIIEEIQILKQPQPVKNLLLSLSKGVVMVGSSEGVIRVPVANCSLAQSCAECVLAQDPFCAWDPASAVCTDASTLPANAGQDVEMGNVHEACKAMPLTRRSRFGQKLPTGELVSVSLNEVVRLQCPEASLLARRHWERPNSHLDPHIYLQLQDGSLTFLASPVTLGHYLCLSTENGFQQTLAVYQVRQKTSTTPQPTSSPLPPPSYKPALPTPAAATEQATSSSTRPHPGRTEEGLRKRTPTMLPSETHVSTRPSSRNLSLWPAGGDQLLLARGQTYLKELVVVSVLLALCVSLLLTLGLYRMKRRCRRRTAPQVTPGRDSERGAAHEREALRGGQSPHGPDKQNGKANGALSNGTPKGSNGHLPNIPM from the exons ATGGATCACCAGACTCTGGTGTCCCTTTCAGTCCTCCTGGGAGTGATCAGCCCCTGTCTGATGAGGATGACACCACGGCTTACCTTTCCCCTGG GCTCTCCAGGGAGGGTCGTCACCGGCTTCTACACCCCAGACGTCagcaacaccaccacactgTTACTAAGCGATGACGCCAACACACTGTTTGTGGGTGCGCGGGATGCCGTGCTCTCATTGGATGTCAGCCAGCAGGACGCCATTGTGATGCGGGGACAG CTGGACTGGGCTCCCTCAGATAAGGACCTGGGTGACTGCTCCATGAAGGGGAAGGACGAGGCAA ACTGTCCTAACTTCATCCGGGTGCTCCAGTTCCTTAACTCCACCCACATCTACGCCTGTGGGACCTACGCCTTCAGCCCTCGCTGCACCTACATA AACACAGACAGCTTCTCCCTCGTGGCAGGGCCCGGGGGCAAGCCCGAGGAGGGCAGAGGTCGTTGCCCCTACGACCCCTACCAGCGCAACACAGCCATCACCGTGG ATGGAGAGCTGTACACCGGGACGGTGGCTGATTACAGGGGGAATCGGCCCGTCATCTCTCGCCACCTCAGTGAGGGCAGCCATGTTGACCTGAAACTGGACGACACGTTAGGGTGGCTGGAGG ATCCTACTTTCATCAGCTCCAGCTTCATCCCCAGTGAAGACAAAATCTACTTCTTCTTCagtgaagaagggagggaaTACGACTTCATTGAAAAGTTCACTGTGTCTCGAATTGCCCAAGTCTGCACA ACGGACGTGGGAGGGCAGCGGACGCTGCAGCGGCGCTGGACCACCTTCGCCAAGGCCCAGCTGCTGTGTCAGGCTGGCGGTCAGGCTGGCGGCCAGCTGCCCTACAGCGTCCTGCAGGACATGTTCACCCTCCCGCCACCAGAGGGGGGCGACGCAGACGACACGCTCTTCTACGGCATCTTCAGCTCTCAGTG GTCTGCTACTTCTGGACGTTCCGCAGTGTGTGCGTTCCGCCTGGGCGACGTCAAGGCTGTTTTTGCCGGGAACTACAAGGTCCTGAACCGGGACACCCTACGATGGAGTACACGGGTGCAGGAGAAGGTTTCTAACCCAGGAGAG TGCGGCCTCCACAACGCTTCAGACAACACTCTGCGCTTCATCAAAGACAACTTCCTAGCGGAGGACAGCGTGCGCTCGCTCGGTCAGAGTCTGACCCTGGAGTCAGACGAGCAGCTCTATACACAGTTGGCTGTCCAGAGGGTCCCGGGAGCGAACAAGAGGGACTACACGGTCCTGTTCCTGCTCACAG AATCTGGGTTCCTCCACAAGGTGGTGCTGCTGGAGAAGGGAGCTCACATCATCGAAGAGATCCAGATCCTCAAGCAACCTCAGCCTGTGAAgaacctgcttctctctctatccaag GGCGTGGTGATGGTGGGCTCCTCAGAGGGGGTGATAAGGGTCCCGGTGGCTAACTGCTCGCTGGCCCAGAGCTGTGCTGAGTGTGTCCTGGCCCAGGATCCCTTCTGTGCCTGGGACCCCGCCAGCGCAGTCTGCACCGACGCCTCCACACTTCCTGCCAACGC AGGCCAGGATGTGGAGATGGGCAACGTTCATGAGGCTTGTAAAGCCATGCCTTTGACTCGCAGGTCAAGATTCGGACAGAAACTGCCCACAG GTGAGCTGGTGTCCGTGTCTCTGAACGAGGTGGTGCGTCTGCAGTGTCCGGAGGCATCGCTCCTCGCCCGGCGCCACTGGGAGCGTCCCAACAGCCACCTGGACCCCCACATCTATCTGCAGCTGCAGGACGGGAGCCTCACCTTCCTGGCCTCCCCCGTCACCCTCGGACACTACCTGTGCCTCTCCACGGAGAACGGCTTCCAGCAGACCCTGGCCGTGTACCAGGTCAGACAAAAGACTAGCACCACTCCTCAgcctacctcctcccctcttccacctccctcctaCAAACCAGCCCTGCCCACCCCCGCTGCAGCAACAGAACAGGCCACCTCCTCGTCCACGCGGCCCCACCCAGGAAGGACCGAGGAGGGGCTGAGGAAGCGGACACCTACGATGCTCCCTAGCGAGACCCACGTTTCCACCAGGCCCTCCAGCAGGAACCTCTCCCTCTGGCCGGCCGGAGGAGACCAGCTGTTGTTAGCACGGGGGCAGACCTACCTGAAGGAGCTGGTGGTGGTCTCCGTCCTGCTGGCGCTGTGCGTGAGCCTGCTGCTGACCCTGGGCCTGTACCGGATGAAGCGACGCTGCCGCAGGCGGACGGCCCCCCAGGTGACCCCGGGGAGGGACTCCGAGAGGGGGGCGGCACACGAGCGAGAGGCCCTCAGGGGCGGGCAGTCGCCGCATGGCCCCGACAAGCAGAACGGCAAGGCCAACGGAGCGCTGAGCAACGGGACACCGAAGGGTTCCAACGGACATCTTCCCAACATCCCCATGTAG